One window of Mangrovibacterium diazotrophicum genomic DNA carries:
- a CDS encoding DUF5686 and carboxypeptidase regulatory-like domain-containing protein: protein MKLLFTFLVLLFTTTNLLAQGIRGTITDSEKQPVAYANIYIPELKTGTTSNINGAFELKLPKGEWEILFQYIGYQSVKQTVTIGDDFKELAITLQPQNVRLSEIKVLASGEDPAYYVMRHAIAMAPYYEKQVATYDCKVYLKGTGVVYKVPGLFKKKMEKEGIKKDKPFVMESINKIHFEQPDKLDQQVIAMRSSGEDNNTDPMQMIITNLYNVDKYGIVSPVGRQAMRTYRFELVGVFEDQGRLINKVKVIPKTKEKGTFEGIINIVDGYWNIHSADLRFSMPMIDVDMRQMYSLVDENTWMPTSFDFKMDVSALGFGLNYDYVASVSDYEVQLNDKLDHSFLDRLNEENAEETAVLDSLEETQSTVEEIKPVSKDQEKINDLLAKEDLSTRDMYKLEKLMDKATQRSLPPEPLEIPERVKVNDKAVKNDSAYWAELRPIPLTEKESTEFGLKDSIVTRQSTPEYQDSIRDARTKFKLSDLLMGRTYSYGNDSSKTRSQLTIPGIINLEGIHFTTVDGFSYRLPFSFNQNDTLGHAFNANGSVAYAFSRKAVYADGSIRYRLNGMKRQWLGLKGGRMLRDFKEYKGIRPMEYDIYALLMERNFQKFYEKQFINLNGTTELTNGLQMSAAFEYAKRLPVQNNSSYTFISSNKRDYTENIPAIPGLEAWQLETNQAAKLSLGLSYTPSQRYRIRQQVKYPANSKYPTFKLNYTKGIRGLAGSDADYDLLELGLKQGLDVGFNDYLNYSLQVGQYLNRNKLYAADYSYVSSNDQWITLSNSNENFALPGYYNLFSRKYYAEGHATLNMDKFLLTRLPLLNQTLISEKLKFHFYTSESVADYFEFSYGLNNIFFLFDLEFNVGISDWDQTTTGFRISVNIQ from the coding sequence ATGAAACTACTGTTCACATTCCTAGTCCTACTGTTTACAACCACCAACCTCCTTGCCCAAGGGATTCGGGGTACCATTACCGATTCTGAAAAACAACCTGTTGCTTACGCCAATATTTACATTCCGGAGCTAAAAACAGGAACCACTTCGAACATAAACGGTGCCTTCGAGCTGAAACTCCCGAAAGGTGAATGGGAAATTTTATTTCAGTACATCGGCTATCAGTCAGTTAAACAAACCGTAACCATTGGCGACGATTTCAAAGAACTGGCGATCACGCTGCAACCACAAAACGTAAGGTTAAGTGAAATCAAAGTGCTCGCATCGGGTGAAGATCCCGCCTATTATGTCATGCGCCATGCCATCGCTATGGCCCCGTACTACGAAAAACAAGTGGCCACTTACGATTGCAAGGTTTACCTGAAAGGCACCGGAGTAGTTTATAAAGTTCCCGGCCTGTTTAAAAAGAAAATGGAAAAAGAAGGGATCAAAAAAGACAAGCCTTTTGTGATGGAATCCATCAACAAGATCCATTTTGAGCAGCCCGACAAACTCGATCAGCAAGTGATCGCCATGCGCTCGTCGGGCGAAGACAACAACACCGACCCCATGCAAATGATCATTACCAATTTGTACAATGTTGACAAATACGGCATTGTTTCGCCAGTTGGGCGACAGGCAATGAGAACCTACCGTTTTGAGCTGGTTGGTGTTTTTGAAGACCAGGGACGATTGATCAACAAAGTGAAAGTCATTCCGAAGACAAAAGAAAAAGGCACTTTCGAGGGAATCATCAACATTGTGGATGGGTACTGGAATATTCACTCGGCGGATCTCCGATTCTCAATGCCGATGATAGATGTGGACATGCGTCAAATGTATTCTCTAGTCGATGAGAACACTTGGATGCCGACCAGCTTCGACTTCAAAATGGATGTCAGCGCACTTGGTTTTGGGCTGAACTACGACTATGTTGCTTCTGTTTCCGACTACGAAGTTCAGCTGAATGACAAACTGGATCATAGCTTTTTAGATCGTCTCAACGAGGAAAATGCTGAAGAGACCGCCGTTCTTGATTCGCTAGAGGAGACTCAATCGACTGTAGAAGAAATTAAACCAGTGTCCAAAGACCAGGAAAAGATTAATGACTTGCTCGCGAAAGAAGACTTGTCGACGCGCGATATGTATAAGCTGGAAAAGCTCATGGACAAGGCAACACAGCGCTCCCTTCCGCCGGAACCATTGGAAATTCCTGAACGCGTGAAGGTGAACGATAAAGCCGTGAAGAACGATTCTGCTTACTGGGCTGAACTGCGTCCGATTCCGCTGACAGAAAAAGAATCTACCGAATTTGGCTTAAAAGATTCCATCGTTACCCGACAAAGCACTCCCGAATACCAGGATTCTATTCGCGACGCACGCACAAAGTTCAAGCTATCCGATCTGTTGATGGGCAGAACTTATTCTTACGGCAACGACTCAAGCAAAACGCGTTCACAGTTGACCATTCCGGGAATCATCAACCTCGAGGGAATTCATTTCACAACTGTTGATGGCTTCAGTTATCGCTTGCCTTTTTCCTTCAACCAAAACGACACCCTCGGACATGCCTTTAACGCCAATGGATCGGTTGCCTATGCTTTTTCGCGCAAAGCAGTTTATGCCGACGGCAGCATCCGTTACCGGCTAAATGGGATGAAAAGACAATGGCTTGGGCTAAAAGGAGGACGAATGCTCCGGGATTTCAAAGAATATAAAGGAATCAGGCCGATGGAGTATGACATTTATGCCTTGCTCATGGAACGCAACTTTCAGAAATTCTACGAGAAACAATTCATCAACCTCAACGGAACCACCGAGCTAACCAATGGTCTGCAAATGAGTGCCGCCTTCGAATATGCGAAACGCCTGCCGGTCCAGAACAATTCTTCCTACACCTTTATCTCGTCCAACAAGCGGGATTACACGGAAAACATTCCGGCTATCCCGGGACTGGAAGCCTGGCAACTCGAGACCAACCAGGCAGCCAAACTCTCCCTGGGATTGAGCTACACTCCAAGTCAGCGCTACCGAATTCGCCAGCAAGTAAAATATCCGGCCAACAGCAAATACCCAACCTTCAAGCTAAACTACACCAAAGGTATTCGTGGTTTGGCCGGAAGCGATGCGGACTATGATTTGCTGGAACTTGGCCTGAAACAAGGATTGGATGTTGGTTTTAACGACTACCTCAACTACTCCCTGCAGGTGGGGCAATATCTCAACCGCAATAAACTGTATGCAGCCGACTACAGCTATGTCAGCTCCAATGACCAGTGGATTACACTTTCAAACTCAAACGAGAACTTTGCCCTGCCCGGCTATTACAACTTGTTTAGCCGTAAGTATTATGCAGAGGGACATGCAACCCTGAACATGGATAAATTCCTGCTGACGCGGTTGCCGTTGTTAAACCAGACTCTCATCAGCGAGAAACTGAAATTCCATTTTTATACCAGTGAGTCAGTTGCCGACTACTTTGAATTCAGCTACGGCCTAAATAATATTTTCTTCCTGTTTGATCTTGAATTCAATGTCGGCATTAGTGACTGGGATCAAACAACAACTGGATTTCGAATCAGCGTGAATATCCAATAA
- a CDS encoding SpoIID/LytB domain-containing protein translates to MNQPEIQVGIMAEPTIQFELKGNYQLPDGCSGIKFSVEIRGEDLWLTDESGHTQKANEFKFGSKSSDASFLLKDVTIGINFHWEQKQDQEFRGSLKLIIEDGKVRGVNVVPLEEYLRSVISSEMSATSSPELLKAHAVISRSWLMAQIVKSKKIETEQTNYQATIETADERIRWYDREDHTLFDVCADDHCQRYQGITKIISDKANEAIDATFGEFLMYDNNICDARFSKCCGGVSENFENAWEPVYHPYLSKIVDSEEAATTCVDLRREDEAEHWIRTSPNAFCNTTDQQVLSQVLPDFDQKTQDFYRWQVSYSQTELSTLIHERTGIDFGDIISMEAISRGHSGRIIKLKITGSACTKIIGKELEIRRALSTSHLYSSAFVIDHLDIENGVPQKFVLTGAGWGHGVGLCQIGAAVMGEKGYSYQEILQHYFRDSELVKQY, encoded by the coding sequence ATGAATCAACCCGAAATACAAGTCGGCATCATGGCCGAACCAACGATTCAATTTGAATTAAAAGGCAACTATCAATTACCGGACGGTTGCTCCGGAATCAAATTCTCCGTCGAAATACGGGGTGAAGATTTATGGCTCACTGACGAAAGTGGTCACACGCAAAAGGCCAATGAATTCAAATTTGGCTCAAAAAGTTCAGATGCTTCTTTCCTGCTGAAGGACGTGACAATCGGTATCAACTTTCATTGGGAACAAAAGCAGGATCAGGAATTCCGGGGAAGCTTGAAACTGATTATCGAAGACGGAAAAGTACGTGGCGTGAACGTGGTTCCGCTTGAAGAGTATCTTCGTTCGGTCATCTCGTCGGAAATGAGTGCAACCAGTTCGCCCGAACTGCTGAAAGCACACGCAGTGATTTCGCGCAGCTGGTTGATGGCGCAAATTGTGAAAAGCAAAAAAATCGAAACCGAACAAACCAACTACCAGGCGACCATTGAAACGGCCGACGAGCGAATCCGCTGGTACGACCGGGAAGACCATACGTTGTTCGACGTGTGTGCCGACGACCATTGCCAGCGCTACCAGGGAATCACCAAAATCATCAGCGACAAGGCCAATGAAGCCATTGATGCCACTTTCGGCGAGTTTTTGATGTACGACAATAACATTTGCGACGCCCGTTTTTCGAAATGCTGCGGCGGTGTTTCCGAGAACTTTGAAAATGCCTGGGAGCCGGTGTACCATCCGTACCTCAGCAAGATTGTTGACTCGGAAGAAGCAGCAACCACCTGCGTGGATTTGCGCCGGGAGGACGAAGCCGAGCACTGGATCAGAACATCTCCCAACGCTTTCTGCAACACAACGGATCAGCAAGTGTTATCACAAGTCCTACCCGACTTCGACCAAAAAACTCAGGATTTCTATCGTTGGCAAGTCAGCTATTCGCAAACCGAACTATCAACACTAATTCACGAACGAACCGGGATTGATTTTGGCGACATCATCAGCATGGAAGCCATCAGCCGCGGTCACTCGGGACGAATCATCAAGCTAAAAATTACTGGGAGCGCATGCACCAAAATCATTGGAAAAGAGCTTGAAATTCGGCGGGCTCTTTCGACGAGCCACCTGTACAGTTCTGCTTTTGTGATCGACCACTTGGACATCGAGAACGGAGTCCCGCAAAAATTTGTATTGACCGGGGCGGGCTGGGGACATGGCGTTGGGCTTTGCCAGATCGGAGCTGCCGTGATGGGCGAAAAAGGCTACAGCTATCAAGAAATCCTGCAACATTATTTCCGCGATTCCGAATTGGTTAAGCAATATTAA
- a CDS encoding endonuclease domain-containing protein, protein MSIDDKVSMFFGAKPDLFEKASLLRENMTKSEALLWNQLKDPTVCGVKFRRQHPLDIFILDFYCHPARLAIEVDGEYHLSKEQHEYDVGREGELARLGIKTIRFTNEEVNNNLESVVLKIQEEINLRLKS, encoded by the coding sequence ATGTCCATCGACGATAAAGTTTCCATGTTTTTTGGCGCAAAGCCTGATCTTTTTGAGAAAGCATCGCTTCTCCGGGAAAATATGACAAAATCTGAGGCTTTGTTGTGGAATCAGTTAAAGGATCCAACGGTATGTGGTGTTAAATTCAGAAGACAACATCCATTGGATATTTTTATCCTCGACTTTTACTGCCATCCCGCCAGACTTGCGATAGAAGTTGATGGAGAATACCACTTATCAAAAGAACAACATGAGTACGATGTGGGACGTGAAGGTGAATTAGCAAGGCTTGGGATAAAAACCATTCGATTCACGAATGAAGAAGTCAATAATAACCTGGAATCTGTTGTTTTGAAAATCCAAGAAGAAATAAATCTAAGACTGAAGTCATGA